The Pyrus communis chromosome 14, drPyrComm1.1, whole genome shotgun sequence sequence ctcaaaaaaataaaaatgaaacccactatccctcccccccccccaagcAACCTATCCCTATCCCTATccctaacccaaaaccaaaaaaaacctgctacaacaagaagaagaagaagaagaaaaagaaattcagGTTCTAGGTTAGGGTCGCTGGGGGGAGGGGGAGCGGGGGAAGGCActggtttcaaatttttttctttttttgagaaaattcaggtttttttaaaaaaaataaaaaataatattttatttaccacGTGGCTAGGTTAGGGTCGCTGGGGGAAAGGGGGCGGGGGAAGGCacttgtttcaaatttttttctttttttgagaaaatttaggtttttttaaaaaaaataaaaaaaatattttatttaccacGTGGCAAACTgccacaccccgaccgagatcagggcatgttggctgtcacgtggaagtgacgtaaccatgtgcacagtgcagaagctaataaataataaaagtacgaataaataaaaaccagctatacacaaagtaagaacatacatgtgcaagcgtaagtgtgaaaaacaaagttcagagcacggaagacctagtgcagtctgagagaaacaacactaaataaacacacccaaaggtggtcctacactggtgataatctgtcagatatgccgggaaaatcctctggggagccaccaaaagtgctagccaactagaacctgaaggggcgcaaaacagaaagcgtgagtgggcaaaaacaaagcttttcaaataccatttcaaaaacaaagttctaacccctcgccgtaaaacctgtatacttcccagaaaaatagaatatatacatatatataaatcatgcttggaaatatgccatgccaatgCCTCGATGTAAAATGCAAGTACGCAGGTAATGAcaaacaatgccatgtaatctgtcagctggagtcacctaacgtgacctgtacggctgaatatagagctcaaatctccatctcactaactatacctgcacatgagttggaaccacctaaagtggtctgtacgacaggactgggtgtataataagtacgctcaagtgctacgatcacgtgaaggctgggcgaataatcgtgggtcacctacgagtcggaaccacctaaagtagtccgtacgacaggactgtgcacctaacttggatccaagataagcgtgtggtgcaggaggtgaacatcacgtgaaggactgtgcccaactctgggcgggagcactaacaccggggttacaggttatgagctctttatgcatctcaaatcactactgaacataaacataaaccattacttacctgacacttacctgtgcgtctgcagcaccaacatacatatatatatatatatatgctactaataatgcataaacaaacggcaaacataatgcatggcgtataaacgtataaacgtttcaattcactttctgggaaaaacataagtatataggtatatacggaaaaccaaagcctactcactgatatgtagaagggtcataacccccttgccttgagtgaccgcgctcgtccttgggataagtttcacctatatgcgaaacaactataaaaacgttaattttaaagcacataaccaaccttacgaaataacttctcatacaatgcttaaatggggtgtatgaatacactaACGTGATCtgctcaacctcaggaacatccctatatttttagaaaaattttccgatGCCGCACGTGCCCCCACATCGACCAAGGCATAGCCACAcgcgccgcccacgcgcaggcacgtgcctggcacactgacggcgtcagttaacgccgtcaggaatattccgttaactctgacggattccgttaacgtcgttaagaatattccatccaaactgattgaatattccgtcatcttctccagccaaACTCCGGCTCCGTTGCCGACGCCGGATAAACgggaaatttttaaaactttgtatcttcttcttttttcaaccaaatttcacaaaattggtaccaaaatgaagcttacaacaagaggaacatatccataccactttcaagcactaaaacccacggaaACTCGTCagaaaaacaccaccaactccggccaaacttgtaactcacgatcccgatgtccaaaacctttaaacgaaccaccccaagcCTCCTAAagacctcactaagcttcctaaaagcttgaaattcccaaaaacacaagaattaacgtgtgcatgaacagtgaccaaatcgggggatcctgagttcgacgtgaatacgaaggtatccttacctgaaatgggtatggttgaactcctaaggacctcacgagcacgaatatgtaatttgtttcctcgatctgtgatggtTTCAAGGGTTTTGGGTGTCGTCCGTACAAAAAGAATAGGAaagggagagtgagagagagctcGGGACAGGGCAGAGAGAGATGGTGAGTGAGTGTGatatgtgtgtggtccaaaatcagccaagcaaaacccaaaaacaaccacacaacgaaacaaccatactaggggcaaaatcgtcaattcacccctacggtacgaaaagtccgggacgggctgtcacacatacatttggcagccacatggcatatatgtggcagccacgtcaacatttaaccgatcaatggatggaaaatataacggaggtattattttgaaataaaatagtatttaagatatgaaagtaaaatgttttaaagatgttgtaaggaattgaaatagacccgaaacttgaggtatgaaagtgtaatataccttttttttttcaattttttttcttttttttgagaaaattcaggttttttaaaagaaaattaaaaaattattttatttgccacaTGGTAGACATTTGGCAACCATATGGCATATATGTTgcagccatgtcagcatttaacagatcaatggatagAAAAtataacggaggtattattttgaaataaaatagtacttaaggtatgaaagtgaaatgttttgaagatgttgtaacgaattgaaatagaccccaaacctgaggtatgaaagtgtaatttacccatttatttACCATATGCAAAACCAAGTGTTGAAGCCACAAAAACCATACTACACTTCCCCTCAATATGGGCACACAAATTGTGACACAAAAAATCTTACAATAGGGACAAACCAGCATAATCGAACTATGGGTAcaatttgaaaaaaagaaagaaaaaatatctCGAATTCTAGCTCGGAATggttgttgattcttcaagttCCTCTGCAACAAACCGCGCTCGTTCTAACGCTGGTGGATAAAATATGATTTCAGCTcaaattttgacgaaatttgaatttgaagatTCATATCAGAGATAATAATGATGAATTTCAAAAATTGAGTTCAGTTACGTGTAGAGGAATAAGCACAAGAGTGTAAAGAGATGTAGGGTGGCTAGAATAATAATATAGCAAGTGGTGTGggataataatacaaaaattaaatattttagaaaaataaaaagaaagctGACATGGAAATATGTTGACAAGAAAATGTTGATGTGTACAAACTCCAAGGGCCTTaatcaaaaactgaaaaagaacaaggttttaatcaaagatCTCTTGCAAACAAGGATCAGATACAAAGTGTCCAATTAACAAATAACTAAGCAACAGAACTAGGATTATCATGAAGTAGTTTTGCTGAAGTTGGATTGTGAAGAAGTCGTTCGCACAGAAGGCGCCAAAGCATCTTGgaatgattttgaatttgttaacttataaaaaaaaggaGGTCTTCGGCATTTGTTGACTTATAGAAAGTACTTCCTAGTGAAGTGGACACCTAACAAACTACAAACATCGAGCAGACGAAAATCCGTTTTAATGACATTACAATGGGCAAGCCTTAGTCTACTCAACGAGTTTGTGTATTTGTATTAAATTTAGTACTGTCATTTGTTTTATCGTATGtactatatttttataatttaattgtgtattgtattattatttcatcaatattatttttgtaaatattagtTTATCCGTTTCTAATCATAACCTCTCTAGTCAATTTTGTACTTGAATTAAACCAAAATTTGTCACTCGAAAGCTTTTTCATATATTGGCCTAAGatttttttaagggtaaattacattttgcacCCTCAAGTATGAGTGCAATTACAACCTCATACATCATCTTTAAAACGTTTTATACCCAAAATATGATTTAGTTGCAATTTCATACAATCCATTACATAATTTGTTAGATTGGCTGTTAAGTGATGATGCGGCAGATATGGGACCTAGTTTTTAAGTGAGGTGAATGTcaactttgaattttttataaaatattaaaaaaaattattattatttgaaatatttaataaataattaaaatgtcaaaataaaaaaaaaaaaaaaaaattaatcaaccccaccccacccccacagCCAACCCTTCTTCTTTCTAATCAACTTCTCCTCCGCTCCTCCACCATCCACACACCTCTTCTCCCTCTGATCAACTCCATCTTCCATAACCACCAACAACACGCCTCACTGTCACCATTAACCCTCGACACCACACCCTCACCCACAAGGGCCACAACCAAATCGCATAAAATGAAACCCAACAATTCAAATTTGGCGTGGTTTGAAATTGAGAATTTCGTGAATCAATTGAAATCGAAAGCCTCCGTGGTTGAAATAGGGAACCTAAGTCGTCACATGGGAGAGAGAAAAGTGGGTGTGGTGGCGGATCGACAGAGAAGGTGGCACTGCCATGGCAATAGCTCTGAGGTGGGTGGGTTCTTCctgttcttcttgttcttcaattGTGAATCCATCTGGAACCAGACggtgtcaatttttttttctttgaaacccCACCTATACACATCCCACTCCATATTCGTTGATCTCTCCATCCTAGAAGctaacaaatgaaaatttataaGGTGTGGGGGTTGATTAGAGGGAGAAGAGGTGTGGGGATGGTGGAGGAGCGGATGAGGAGTTGATCAGAGAGAAGAGGGTTGGGTgttggggtggggtggggttgaattttttttttttgacattttaattatttattaaatatttcaaataataataattttttatattttataacttatattttataaaaaaaattatccacGTGGCGCAAAGTTGACATCCACCTCATTAAAAATTGGGTCCCATATTTGCTACATTATCACTTAATAGCCAATCTAACAGATTATGTAACGGATTGTATAAAATTGCAACTAAATCATATTTGGTATATGAAATtgtaatgttttaaagatgatgTATGAGGTTGTAACGAggatacaaaatataatttatcctttttttaattatcaaattaaAGCTGAGTTACATGTGTTAATGCAGAATATTATTGTCATCAACTATTGAATAAATTTGTTGTGCAACAGCTTCACGTTGATATTAATATCGATTAGTTATTGAATTGACAAataagttttcttgttcttgttgttggaatgttttccttttatttgtatttattaGTGATAAATGATTATCAATTTAATCTATTTTAGGTGCACACACTATTTTGAGCCGATTGTACAAATAAAAGGAGAATCATGACCAAAATTAAAAGACGAAATATGTGAACAAAAATGATGTGATTTTTCCATGAAACTGCATTTTCGCTCTACTTTATCTCCTGAAAATGGATTTGTTTCACTTTACCTCTTGAAACAACCAAAATTGAGTCGTTTCACCCTATTTATGTGAATTATGTCTCATAGACGTCAAATGAAAGTGTAGCTTGTGCATTTCATACCATATTGACAGAGATGAGTTATTGTGGTAAGTGAGATATGAAATTTTTCAGACTACCTTCAACCTCTTAAAGTGCCAAATCTCTGCCACTACCATGGACGTATGTGGGGTGAAATGGCTCAATTTTGCAATTTCAGGGAGTAAAGTGATACAAAGCTAGTTTAAAAGGataaagtgagattaaaatccaatttaAAAGGAGTAAATCAAGGTGCATTTTTGCTCTCCACTATAAATTGTAGTGCATGCATACCATACACCATCATCTGTCATGTGTCATTTCACTTAaccttgattaatttttttaaataaaaaagaaacatttcATATGAAAGTTAACTAAAGTTAAGTAAATAGACACGCAATAGATAAGGTGTACAATGAATATACACCATAATTATGGTGATGAGAAAAAATATTCCAATAAATCAATAAAGCCTGTGTACCATGGATTGATTTGAATTCTAAGCCCGGCCCAAAATTCATATCTGAAATTTTAGCCCATTTAataagagaggaagaggaaaataacgtcgccttcttcttcttcttcctcgtgtCCGATTACACAGGgccaacttcttcttcttcacaggTCACAACAGCTGAACTGGAACTCTCTTctctaaaaaccctaattcaagagcgagagagagagagagagggagagggagagatggACAAGGTGAGGATAGAAGAGGTTCAGTCGACTACCAAGAAGCAGCGCATAGCCACTCACACCCACATCAAAGGCCTTGGTCTTGAggtctctctatctctctctctctatttttttgttCCATACGCATTGATTGGTACTGTATTTCAAAactatttcttcctttttccgCTGTAAAATTGTCTttgattttagggtttagggttttagggtttgtttggtgCACGACATTTGATCGAAATTCCACTGTGATATGCTGGAAATTGTAGGGTATTAGTACTCTGACTGAGAATGCACGTTTAGAACTTAGAGGGGTTGCAGCTgatgcttcattttttttactttggtgTTCACTGAATTTGCAATGCTGTTTTCTGTAACATTCTCTCACAGTTCTTATGTGTGCGTGTTTTTTAAATCAAAGGTCAGTGCTTTATCTTTCGATTATGTTTTATAGATTGTACTGTAGCAATTAAATTTACTTCTGGCTGGAAGAGAAATGGTTTGTGACTGTatatttaaagttttaagtgcGAGGAACTAATGTGGGCTTGTTTAACTTCAATACTGCATAAACcatgatttgttttcttttaaaaaaatttagtttatgGAGTGATGTCCATCTGAATGAATGACAATGTTGTATGGGTTTTTCGGTTTCATTCTTTCCAGGCCAATGGAAGGGCAATAGCGTGGGCTGCTGGCTTTGTGGGTCAGGGGGAAGCAAGAGAAGCTTCTGGCCTTGTTGTTGATATGATACGGCAGAAGAAGATGGCTGGTCGGGCACTTCTACTTGCTGGACCTCCTGGAACAGGAAAGACAGCGCTGGCTCTTGGAATATCTCAGGAGCTTGGGAGTAAGGTATTCCACACATTTTTTGCTCTCAGTAGTCTAATATCTAATGTTAACTGATTATCCTGTGTTTCATGGGATATTCTGATTCATATTCCACAATGAATAGATTTTTTCATTATGATTATGAATGGTTGATGGTTCTTGTATGCAGGTTCCGTTCTGCCCGATGGTTGGATCAGAAGTATACTCATCAGAAGTTAAGAAAACTGAGGTTTTAATGGAAAATTTTAGACGGGCTATTGGTCTACGTATCAAGGAAAATAAAGAGGTGTATGAAGGAGAGGCAAGTTGCTAACGAtatcaattttttgtcaatataGTGTGATAATGCTATATGAGTAGGTTGGTTATGGTTCTTGATGTTTTGATAATCTCATTTTAGGTGACGGAACTCACACCAGAAGAAACAGAGAGTGTAACCGGTGGTTATGGTAAAAGCATTAGTCACGTCATCATTGGATTAAAAACTGTTAAAGGAACCAAGCAACTGAAGTTGGACCCCACTATTTATGATGCATTGATTAAGGAAAAGGTAAGGTACTATTAGTTATTTTGTGTTGAATAgaaagatttttgttttgtcttgttgCTTATATAATTTTGCTTGGTATTCTTGATTGTATATGAAGCTACTGATGGCAAATAGTCTGAACGATGTCCAACTCATGTTGCTTGTCATGTTGAAGTGGCTTTTCTATTTCGGGTCATTTCTTCTTTTCGTACAACTTTGTTGACACAACATGCAGGTAGCTGTTGGTGATGTTATATACATTGAAGCAAATAGCGGAGCAGTTAAAAGAGTTGGTAGAAGTGATGCTTTTGCTACAGAGTTTGATCTGGAAGCAGAAGAGTATGTACCACTTCCAAAAGGAGAGGTTCACAAAAAGAAGGAGATTGTGCAGGTTTGTGCTATGTGATCTGTACTCTTTGTTGTAAATGTCCTCTTTGATGTTGATAGCATCCATTTTATCGGACGTAGTCTAGGATTGGGTTTGTCATCAGCTAGCAGCCTTATCAGTAACTATATGGATTATTACTCAAACTGGTTGGTCAATGATTCTAGCTGTATGGTAAATTTTTTTCGAAAGGAATATGCATCATCCTTGCATGATGCAGATGTTTCCTAAtaatacatttttttgtttctttgtttgattAATATAGGAAGTTGGATTCTTGAAACATGCTAAATTATTTTTACCTGCAATTGAGTAGTTGCATTTGATGGATATAGCCCACCAATGAAATTGTTAAGGATTTTTGGCCTGCTAATTCCTTGCATTGGACGCCTAATATTTTCTTGGAATACTATGTGAACTTACCATCTATCAGTATCTCTTCCTAAGACCATAAACACTATAGTGGTtctgatcaatttttttttccgttcTTTCTTTAAATTTCTATTATGCTCTATTTTTGTTAACAGAATTCAATTTTTGTGTACATATACTCTGATCTTCACTTGATGTTCAATTTCTGTTTACTTATACAATTTGCTAACAGGATGTAACACTACATGATCTGGATGCTGCAAATGCGCGGCCTCAAGGTGGGCAAGACATTTTATCTCTAATGGGTCAAATGATGAAGCCGAGGAAAACAGAAATTACTGACAAGTTGCGACAAGAAATAAATAAGGTAATCTTGTATTCGTGTAGGAAATTTTGACCCAACTTAATGTCTTTTCTGTGATAGGAACCAAATATATGGTTTCCATGTGACCAATGTTCCTTGCTAATTCTTCAATATAGTTGGAGAAACCTGCTGAAAAATACTAATGAAGTAAACTGATAAAAAAAGTTTCCAAGCCTTAGACATGTTATAAGTCAAATCAACATCAGCTTTAAATTCCATCTAAATCTTGCTCGATGActtgtttctctattttctACATGAATTAGACACTAAGCATGTTTAAGTCAATCCAACTTCTGCTATCAATAGAAACAGCTAATGTCCTTTCCCAACTTCCTAGTGTTCTTAGTTCCTCATATGGATTAAATTGGCATATGTTTTGAACTGCTTGCTCCTGAAATAGTCTGTTGCTAGGGATTTATCCCctttatttgaaatttattgAGGAAGGTCTGTTGCTAGGGATTTATCCCctttatttgaaatttattgAGGAAGGCCTTTATTGGCGGAGGTGATGGCAGTCTAGCAAGGAAGTTTGTGATAGGTTACTGAAAGTGGTATATTTGTAGGAAAGGAACAATAGTGCGTGTGAGGGAGTTCTCTAGTAATTACATGTGTAGAAGTGGGGTGAGGTGGTTCATGAAGCATACTGAGTTTAGAACTTCAACTTTTAATTTTGCGTTATAACTTCTTTCTTATCTAGTCTGTGGTGGAGCATTCAAATTACTTTAGTTGTGCACTCAGGTTTTTCTCACAATGAAGAagtaaaaattatttatttcttcTCCCTAAATCTTAaatcaatttctttaaaatactaattataACTAATTGAAATAATTTACATAGGTTGCACCAATATAGTAGTTTTTCCCCCTTCtattaatatttttgttatctatgaaataaaaggaaaagaagatgcTTGATTTACTTTTAATTGATGGCAGGTTGTTAACCGGTATATTGATGAAGGTGTAGCGGAACTTGTACCTGGAGTTCTGTTCATTGATGAGGTTCTTTTCTTATCCAAGTCAAATTCCTTATAAGTATTTTCATTTCTCCAAAttacttatatttttaaaacttgAACAATAGGTACATATGCTGGATATGGAGTGCTTTTCGTACTTGAACCGTGCTTTGGAGAGCTCGTTATCTCCAATCGTAATATTTGCCACCAATAGAGGAATTTGCAATGTAAGGTATGAGAGTTCTAATCATACAGGCATTTACCACAATATCTTCTGAGATACTACCGTTATGTCAGTATAAAAGCATATACCCAGGCAATGCCTCTCTTTCCATGTCCAATTGTACAAAAATTTCCTAGAAACCTTCAGTTTTCTGACTGTAATGTTCCTTGGGTATGCTCACTGTAATTATAATTTCTTGCTTTTTAAACATGAATATGTTGCTGTGCAGAGGGACTGATATGGCTAGTCCTCATGGAATTCCCGTTGACTTGTTGGACCGGTTGGTGATTATCCGAACACAGACTTACGGTCTTGAAGAGATGATAAAGGTCTTGACCATTTCCATTTGCTTATTGTCTAGAACTTCTCTTTCTACAACAGAGCATCTTATCAAGTACCAAACTactatttttgttttcctttcgtGTAAGTGTCAAACTACTGATTACTGTACCGGTTGGTGCTTGAGTCAGATCTTAGTAATTCGTGCACAAGTAGAGGAACTGGCTATAGATGACGACAGTTTGGCTTACCTCGGAGAGATAGGACAAAAATCATCTTTAAGGTCTGGCGGAAATTTTAGACTTGATGGCTGTGAATTCATTCCCTCTGAAGGTGCTTACTTTATTTATTGTTTCATCAGGCATGCTGTTCAGCTCTTATCGCCTGCAAGCATTGTGGCAAAAATGAACGGCAGAGACAAAATATGCAAGGTAGTTACAGATTTGACCATGTTATTACTTATTATATGTGCTTGAAGTGAGCTGTTGAAGATTTATCATTCACTGTCCACGAAATTAG is a genomic window containing:
- the LOC137715254 gene encoding ruvB-like protein 1, which encodes MDKVRIEEVQSTTKKQRIATHTHIKGLGLEANGRAIAWAAGFVGQGEAREASGLVVDMIRQKKMAGRALLLAGPPGTGKTALALGISQELGSKVPFCPMVGSEVYSSEVKKTEVLMENFRRAIGLRIKENKEVYEGEVTELTPEETESVTGGYGKSISHVIIGLKTVKGTKQLKLDPTIYDALIKEKVAVGDVIYIEANSGAVKRVGRSDAFATEFDLEAEEYVPLPKGEVHKKKEIVQDVTLHDLDAANARPQGGQDILSLMGQMMKPRKTEITDKLRQEINKVVNRYIDEGVAELVPGVLFIDEVHMLDMECFSYLNRALESSLSPIVIFATNRGICNVRGTDMASPHGIPVDLLDRLVIIRTQTYGLEEMIKILVIRAQVEELAIDDDSLAYLGEIGQKSSLRHAVQLLSPASIVAKMNGRDKICKADLEEVGTLYLDAKSSAKVLQEQQEKYIT